The following are encoded in a window of Carya illinoinensis cultivar Pawnee chromosome 15, C.illinoinensisPawnee_v1, whole genome shotgun sequence genomic DNA:
- the LOC122297468 gene encoding proteasome subunit beta type-3-A-like, which produces MSIFEYNGSALIAMVGKNCFAIASDRRLGVQLQTIATDFQRIYKIHDRLFLGLSGLATDAQTLYQRLVFRHKLYQLREERVMKPETFASMVSALLYEKRFGPYFCQPVIAGLGDEDKPFICTMDSIGAKELAKDFVVTGTASESLYGACEAMFKPDMEAEELFETISQALLSSVDRDCLSGWGGHVYVVTPTEVKERILKGRMD; this is translated from the exons ATGTCT ATATTTGAGTACAATGGATCTGCTCTGATTGCGATGGTGGGAAAGAACTGCTTCGCCATTGCCAGCGACCGCAGGCTCGGAGTTCAGCTGCAGACCATCGCCACCGATTTCCAAaggatttataaaattcatgaTCGCTTATTCCTCGGTCTCTCCGGACTCGCCACGGACGCTCAGACTCT GTATCAACGACTGGTGTTCCGGCACAAGCTGTATCAGCTTCGTGAAGAGAGAGTCATGAAGCCCGAAACTTTTGCAAGCATGGTCTCTGCTCTTCTTTATGAGAAAAG GTTTGGCCCATACTTCTGTCAGCCTGTTATTGCTGGATTGGGAGATGAAGACAAGCCATTCATTTGCACTATGGATTCAATTGGAGcgaa GGAACTAGCAAAAGATTTTGTTGTTACTGGCACTGCATCAGAATCTCTCTATGGTGCTTGTGAGGCGATGTTCAAACCTGACATG GAAGCAGAGGAATTGTTTGAGACCATCTCCCAAGCACTGCTATCATCAGTTGATCGAGACTGTTTGAGTGGATGGGGCGGGCATGTTTATGTTGT AACACCAACTGAAGTAAAGGAGAGGATCTTGAAGGGAAGAATGGATTAA
- the LOC122297465 gene encoding E3 ubiquitin ligase BIG BROTHER-related → MEKEEETKECSERIIPFTPLEQVHSDFALAITLQEQERAFATLTTIESTSEGDEEEEESDIFSDSYHDDEDDIEYPEISQDIGAELEPLEEENSNSDEEMDEDDGLDLDELSYEDMIALGEFIGEEKRGLSTREIPTCLSACKYQSIEIKTGIDRCVVCQVEYEEGETLVALHCEHPYHAECISKWLQVKKICPICSTEVSPPNIAKTT, encoded by the coding sequence ATGGAGAAAGAGGAGGAGACCAAAGAATGTTCCGAGAGAATCATCCCCTTCACCCCGCTTGAACAAGTTCACTCGGATTTCGCTTTAGCAATCACTTTGCAGGAACAAGAGAGAGCCTTTGCAACACTCACAACCATCGAAAGTACGAGTGAAGgggacgaagaagaagaagaaagtgatattttttctgatagttatcatgatgatgaagatgatatTGAATACCCCGAGATCAGCCAAGATATTGGAGCTGAACTTGAGCCCCTCGAGGAGGAAAATAGCAACAGCGATGAAGAAATGGATGAAGATGATGGTCTAGACCTAGATGAACTATCTTATGAGGATATGATAGCACTAGGAGAGTTTAtaggagaagagaagagaggatTATCGACAAGGGAAATCCCTACATGCTTAAGTGCCTGCAAATATCAGTCTATTGAGATCAAAACCGGCATTGATCGGTGTGTTGTTTGTCAGGTTGAGTATGAAGAAGGTGAAACCCTAGTTGCTCTTCATTGTGAACATCCATATCATGCAGAGTGTATAAGCAAATGGCTTCAAGTTAAGAAGATTTGTCCAATATGCAGCACAGAAGTTTCACCACCCAACATAGCTAAGACAACCTAG
- the LOC122297193 gene encoding NAC domain-containing protein 2-like, translated as MTSELQLPPGFRFHPTDEELVMHYLCRKCASQPIAVPIIAEIDLYKYDPWELPGMALYGEKEWYFFSPRDRKYPNGSRPNRAAGTGYWKATGADKPIGHPKAVGIKKALVFYSGKAPRGEKTNWIMHEYRLDVDRSARKKNSLRLDDWVLCRIYNKKGSIEKQQQQAAIDKKKMMNDQEMEDKKPENLTVGGTASKILPVQTEKANDYMYYDTSDSVPRLHTDSSCSEQVVSPEFACEVQSEPKYWEKALEFPFNCMDTPIDGGFGSQFQSNNQMSPLQDIFMYLQKPF; from the exons ATGACGTCGGAGTTACAGTTACCGCCAGGCTTCAGGTTCCACCCGACGGACGAGGAGCTTGTGATGCACTACCTGTGCCGGAAATGCGCTTCGCAACCAATTGCTGTACCGATTATCGCCGAAATCGACCTCTACAAATACGATCCTTGGGAACTtcctg GTATGGCGTTGTATGGAGAGAAAGAGTGGTACTTCTTTTCGCCTAGGGACCGGAAGTACCCGAACGGTTCAAGGCCGAACCGAGCGGCCGGGACCGGCTACTGGAAGGCGACCGGTGCCGATAAGCCGATAGGGCATCCGAAGGCAGTCGGGATCAAGAAGGCTCTTGTGTTTTACTCTGGCAAAGCCCCCAGAGGAGAGAAAACGAATTGGATCATGCACGAGTACCGGCTGGATGTCGATCGCTCCGCACGCAAGAAGAACAGCTTAAGG CTGGACGATTGGGTTCTGTGCCGCATATACAACAAGAAGGGCAGTATCGAGAAACAACAACAGCAGGCGGCTATCgacaagaagaagatgatgaacgACCAGGAAATGGAGGACAAGAAGCCGGAGAATCTGACCGTCGGAGGGACCGCATCGAAGATACTTCCCGTGCAGACGGAGAAGGCGAATGATTACATGTACTACGACACGTCGGATTCGGTGCCTAGGCTGCACACGGACTCGAGCTGCTCGGAACAAGTGGTGTCGCCGGAGTTCGCGTGCGAGGTGCAAAGCGAGCCTAAGTACTGGGAAAAGGCCCTGGAGTTCCCATTTAATTGCATGGATACCCCCATCGACGGTGGATTCGGTTCGCAATTCCAGAGTAATAATCAGATGTCGCCGTTACAGGATATATTCATGTACCTTCAGAAACCTTTTTGA